In a single window of the Leptospira barantonii genome:
- a CDS encoding GDSL-type esterase/lipase family protein — MAKYLSALSLLFLFSSCSLLIKKSYTDYTSSNFECWAGTGYRSSEKFEQYRNLWSTMRKIYREDNQRIRTANVVFVGNSLIQLFPNEILTKEFPGAVNRGIGGDMTELLLERLEEDVVVLNPKAIVLEIGGNDLIQGKCLNLIENNLVRILDKLNKSLPNTKIVILGIPPVRTQSLNSISPVINLTWIYIAQSYKNVVFLDNWQWLREKDRPGLRPEFWLEQDKIHLNENAYKIWVDKLKPILLPYL, encoded by the coding sequence TTGGCAAAGTATCTTTCCGCTCTTTCTTTGCTTTTTCTTTTCTCCTCCTGTTCCCTCCTGATTAAAAAATCATACACGGACTATACCAGCTCTAACTTCGAATGTTGGGCTGGGACTGGATACAGATCGTCCGAAAAATTCGAACAATACAGAAATCTCTGGTCGACGATGCGAAAGATCTATCGCGAAGATAACCAGAGGATCAGAACCGCAAACGTAGTATTTGTGGGAAACTCCCTGATTCAGTTGTTTCCAAACGAGATTCTTACCAAGGAATTTCCCGGCGCGGTCAATCGTGGCATCGGCGGGGATATGACCGAACTCCTATTGGAAAGATTGGAAGAGGACGTGGTCGTTTTAAATCCGAAAGCGATCGTTTTGGAGATCGGAGGAAACGATCTGATCCAAGGGAAATGTCTGAACTTGATTGAAAACAATCTGGTACGAATTCTCGATAAACTCAATAAATCCCTTCCGAATACGAAGATCGTTATTTTGGGAATTCCACCCGTTCGCACACAAAGTTTAAATAGTATTTCTCCCGTAATCAATCTAACCTGGATTTATATCGCGCAATCCTATAAGAACGTAGTCTTTTTGGACAACTGGCAATGGCTTCGAGAAAAAGATAGACCCGGTTTACGCCCGGAGTTTTGGCTCGAACAAGATAAAATCCATCTCAACGAAAACGCGTATAAGATCTGGGTCGATAAGTTAAAACCGATTCTCTTACCGTATCTCTAA
- the bioD gene encoding dethiobiotin synthase: MAIFIGATGTDVGKTLLSSLIFCKYGKSLGLKYFKPIQTGDDSDRVTVMNLSGLHENYFLKNYYSLAFAGSPHYSAELEGAEIDTAELSRHLYSIRDQRIVVEGAGGLLVPLTRNFLTAELIRQSEIPMILVAPVSLGAINQTLLSIEAIQSRKIDLKGIFFIGVPDKTTEDNIRTITEWSGVPSLGTFALNSREKIGRERFQKECLLRFDPEETIQKIIV; encoded by the coding sequence ATGGCGATCTTCATCGGCGCAACGGGAACGGACGTCGGAAAAACTCTTTTGAGTTCATTGATTTTTTGTAAGTACGGAAAGTCTTTGGGCCTCAAGTATTTCAAACCGATTCAAACCGGAGACGACAGCGATCGTGTTACCGTGATGAATCTAAGCGGACTTCACGAAAATTACTTTCTGAAGAATTATTATTCTTTGGCCTTTGCGGGTTCTCCACATTATTCCGCCGAACTGGAAGGGGCCGAGATCGATACTGCGGAACTTTCCAGACATCTATACAGCATTCGGGATCAAAGGATCGTAGTCGAAGGCGCGGGTGGTTTGCTCGTTCCGTTGACTCGAAACTTTCTTACCGCAGAGCTGATTCGACAATCCGAAATCCCGATGATCTTAGTCGCTCCGGTTTCCTTAGGTGCGATCAATCAAACCCTTCTTTCCATTGAAGCGATTCAAAGCCGAAAGATCGATTTGAAAGGAATCTTCTTTATCGGAGTTCCCGATAAAACCACGGAAGACAATATCCGAACCATCACCGAATGGAGCGGGGTCCCGTCCTTGGGAACGTTTGCTTTGAATTCTCGGGAAAAAATAGGACGCGAACGATTTCAAAAAGAATGTCTTTTACGGTTTGATCCAGAGGAAACGATCCAAAAAATCATCGTATGA
- a CDS encoding phosphoribosylanthranilate isomerase: protein MNQNSFEKTKVKICGIRDLQIAKVCLDEGADYIGLNFVPSSPRKIALDDAQKIVEYYSSEKNSPKIVLLFYKNSFEEIESIRSALKHDFVQWVWDDPTLTNADPKKLFGEPQICSYRVTAPIDDEILKNVPGEFLILDSYSKGAGGGTGEIFNWEFVSKVSRKFLLAGGLNPTNVAQAIQTVKPFGVDVASGVESAPGVKDKEKVIQFIRNARTAL from the coding sequence ATGAATCAGAATTCTTTTGAAAAAACGAAGGTAAAGATCTGCGGAATCAGGGATCTTCAAATCGCCAAGGTATGCCTGGACGAAGGCGCGGATTACATAGGACTCAACTTTGTTCCTTCCAGCCCGAGAAAAATCGCCTTAGACGACGCGCAAAAAATCGTAGAGTATTACTCATCGGAAAAGAATTCTCCGAAGATCGTTCTGTTATTTTATAAAAATTCTTTCGAAGAAATCGAATCGATCCGCTCCGCTTTAAAACACGATTTCGTACAATGGGTTTGGGACGATCCAACTCTTACGAACGCGGACCCGAAAAAACTTTTTGGAGAACCTCAGATCTGTTCGTATCGAGTTACGGCTCCGATCGACGACGAGATTCTCAAAAACGTTCCCGGAGAATTTTTGATCTTGGACAGTTATTCCAAGGGCGCAGGCGGCGGCACCGGAGAAATCTTCAACTGGGAATTCGTTTCCAAGGTGAGCAGAAAGTTTTTATTGGCCGGTGGTTTAAACCCGACTAACGTAGCACAGGCGATCCAAACCGTAAAACCGTTCGGAGTGGATGTCGCGAGCGGAGTCGAATCCGCGCCGGGTGTCAAAGACAAAGAAAAAGTAATTCAATTTATCAGGAACGCAAGAACCGCTTTATGA
- the serB gene encoding phosphoserine phosphatase SerB produces the protein MLLILTQNPEEIRKEILLGLGSFVSLKPEERFLLSSAPVRTQGLWNCIEWKISRKLDRSELIAVRETFAKRNSDLLQVDKLLDAKKKSFFAFDMDSTLIQQEVIDELARMAGVYEEVASVTKEAMEGNLDFHEALKKRCIYLKGLSSSIFTELYPTLSLNIGVENLLKGLKENQSRTAVFSGGFTDILEIFQRRYGIDEVYANVLERENGQLSGNVVGDIVDKNKKLEYLKMIRDREGISFAQVVAVGDGANDSLMLNEAGIGIGFHAKEGLKKLILNWVDFAPMDSLLFLFS, from the coding sequence TTGCTCTTAATTCTCACTCAAAATCCCGAAGAAATTCGAAAAGAAATCCTATTGGGACTGGGAAGTTTCGTTTCCTTAAAACCCGAAGAACGATTTTTACTTTCCTCGGCTCCGGTCCGTACACAAGGACTCTGGAATTGTATCGAATGGAAGATTTCTAGAAAACTGGATCGTTCCGAACTGATTGCCGTCCGCGAAACATTCGCAAAAAGGAATTCGGATCTACTACAAGTGGACAAACTTCTGGACGCGAAGAAGAAAAGTTTTTTCGCCTTTGATATGGATTCCACTTTGATTCAACAGGAAGTCATAGACGAACTCGCGAGAATGGCGGGCGTTTACGAGGAAGTCGCGTCCGTAACCAAGGAAGCGATGGAAGGGAACCTCGATTTTCACGAGGCTTTGAAAAAAAGATGCATCTATTTAAAAGGACTTTCCTCATCTATCTTTACCGAACTTTATCCGACTCTTTCTTTAAACATAGGAGTTGAAAATCTTCTCAAAGGTCTGAAAGAAAATCAAAGTAGAACCGCCGTTTTTTCGGGAGGGTTCACGGACATTCTGGAAATCTTTCAAAGGAGATACGGAATCGACGAGGTTTACGCTAACGTTCTGGAAAGGGAGAACGGACAACTTTCCGGAAACGTAGTCGGGGATATCGTGGATAAAAACAAAAAGCTCGAATACTTAAAGATGATCCGCGACCGGGAAGGAATTTCATTCGCCCAAGTGGTCGCGGTCGGCGACGGAGCAAACGATTCTCTTATGTTGAACGAGGCCGGAATCGGAATCGGTTTTCATGCAAAAGAAGGATTGAAAAAGCTGATCCTCAATTGGGTGGATTTCGCTCCGATGGATTCTCTCTTATTTTTGTTTTCTTAG
- a CDS encoding malate dehydrogenase: MSKTVKVAVTGAAGQIGYSLLFRIASGQMFGADTAVEIQMLELEAALPAAKGVIMELEDCAFPLLQKVTVSSDLDTAFKDINWALLVGSVPRKAGMERGDLLKINGGIFVNQGKAIEKNAASDVRVLVVGNPCNTNCLIAMNNAKGVPQDRWFAMTKLDENRAKSQLAGKAGVAVKEVTHLGIWGNHSSTQYPDFYNAKISGKPVTDVISDQEWLKGDFIKNVQQRGAEIIKARGASSAASAANGVVDTVRGIINPTAPGDAFSAAIVSDGSYGAEKGLIFGFPLKSDGKKVEIIQGLPLNDFAKEKFKITHDELVSERNEVKEML; encoded by the coding sequence ATGAGTAAGACAGTGAAGGTCGCTGTTACAGGCGCCGCAGGGCAAATAGGGTATTCTTTACTTTTTAGAATCGCTTCCGGACAAATGTTCGGTGCGGACACTGCGGTGGAAATCCAGATGCTTGAATTGGAAGCGGCGCTTCCAGCGGCAAAAGGCGTAATCATGGAATTAGAGGACTGTGCGTTTCCTCTTCTTCAGAAAGTGACAGTCTCTTCCGATTTGGACACGGCTTTTAAGGATATCAACTGGGCGTTGTTAGTCGGTTCCGTTCCTAGAAAAGCGGGAATGGAAAGAGGGGATCTTCTTAAGATCAACGGAGGAATCTTCGTAAATCAGGGAAAGGCGATCGAAAAGAACGCGGCTTCCGACGTAAGAGTTCTCGTTGTAGGAAACCCTTGCAACACGAACTGCTTGATTGCGATGAACAACGCAAAAGGTGTTCCACAAGATCGTTGGTTCGCGATGACAAAACTCGACGAAAACAGAGCGAAGTCTCAACTCGCGGGCAAGGCCGGAGTTGCGGTTAAAGAAGTGACTCATCTCGGAATCTGGGGAAATCACTCCTCCACACAATATCCTGATTTTTATAACGCGAAGATTTCCGGAAAACCGGTAACCGATGTGATCTCAGACCAAGAATGGTTGAAGGGAGATTTCATTAAGAACGTTCAACAAAGAGGAGCCGAAATCATCAAAGCAAGAGGAGCTTCTTCTGCGGCAAGTGCGGCAAACGGAGTTGTAGACACCGTTCGTGGAATCATCAATCCGACTGCACCCGGCGATGCTTTCTCCGCGGCGATCGTTTCCGACGGGTCTTACGGAGCGGAAAAAGGTCTGATCTTCGGATTCCCGTTGAAATCCGACGGAAAGAAAGTGGAGATCATCCAAGGTCTTCCTTTGAACGACTTTGCAAAAGAGAAGTTCAAAATTACTCACGACGAACTCGTTTCCGAAAGAAACGAAGTGAAGGAAATGCTCTAA
- a CDS encoding aminotransferase class I/II-fold pyridoxal phosphate-dependent enzyme, which translates to MNLNPSTFLQKASLVLKSLQKDFLLRSLEIPSGVDLSSNDYLALTKHPKIIESLKEGLDLYGSGSGASRLVSGHRDSFEIAERVCAEWTGTETALWVANGYAANLGLISCIANAKTEIFTDRLNHASILDGVRLSGAEKTYYKHLNLNHLEELLQKSKRKEKLIVSETVFSMDGDLAPIEDLLYLKKKYDATLILDDAHGIGVFGQQGEGRVSQILGPDKTKEVDFITYTAGKSLGLEGAWIGTSETGKDFLINKMRTFIYSTAPMPAIAHAVPTSVEIVKSMQTQRENLLKKADCFRSSLETKNYPKTTSESQIVPVLFSSEESVLNAAELCRKNGLYVKAIRPPTVNVPRLRISIHSDTSETTLEKLISLLPEF; encoded by the coding sequence TTGAATCTGAATCCTTCAACGTTTCTTCAGAAAGCCTCGCTCGTTTTGAAATCCTTGCAAAAGGATTTCTTACTTCGATCCCTGGAAATTCCTTCCGGGGTCGATCTCTCTTCCAACGATTATCTCGCTCTTACAAAACATCCCAAGATTATAGAAAGTTTAAAAGAAGGTCTGGATCTATACGGCTCCGGATCCGGCGCTTCCCGTTTGGTGAGCGGTCATCGAGATTCTTTTGAAATTGCGGAACGCGTTTGTGCGGAATGGACGGGGACGGAAACCGCTCTTTGGGTTGCGAACGGTTACGCGGCCAATCTTGGGCTGATCTCCTGCATTGCAAACGCAAAGACGGAAATTTTCACGGACCGACTCAATCACGCTTCGATTCTCGACGGGGTTCGACTTTCCGGAGCCGAAAAAACGTATTATAAACATCTAAACTTGAATCATCTCGAAGAACTTCTCCAGAAATCGAAACGAAAGGAAAAGCTCATCGTATCCGAAACGGTCTTCAGCATGGACGGAGATCTCGCGCCGATCGAGGATCTTTTGTATCTCAAGAAAAAATACGACGCGACGTTGATACTGGACGACGCGCACGGAATCGGCGTTTTCGGACAACAAGGAGAAGGAAGGGTTTCACAAATACTCGGTCCCGATAAAACCAAAGAAGTAGATTTTATCACATACACGGCCGGAAAGTCTCTGGGGTTGGAAGGAGCTTGGATCGGAACCTCCGAGACCGGAAAAGATTTTCTCATCAATAAGATGCGCACGTTTATATATTCCACGGCTCCGATGCCCGCGATCGCTCACGCGGTTCCGACTTCGGTTGAGATTGTAAAGTCGATGCAAACTCAAAGGGAGAATCTTCTAAAAAAAGCCGATTGTTTCCGCAGTTCCCTCGAAACCAAAAATTATCCGAAGACAACTTCCGAGTCTCAAATCGTTCCTGTGTTGTTTTCTTCCGAAGAAAGTGTTTTGAACGCCGCCGAACTCTGCCGCAAAAATGGGCTTTATGTAAAAGCGATTCGTCCGCCTACGGTGAACGTTCCGAGACTTCGGATCAGCATTCATTCGGATACGTCCGAAACTACATTAGAAAAATTGATTTCTCTTTTGCCGGAGTTTTAA
- the bioA gene encoding adenosylmethionine--8-amino-7-oxononanoate transaminase, whose product MIWYPFTLQHEPDSPLRIERAKEEFLYDTFGNSYIDAISSWWVSIHGHNHPKIIQAVKDQLDKLDHVLLAGFTHDPAENLASELLKITEGKYSHVLYSDNGSTAVEIMIKLAYQYFQNTGETERKTFIKFNTSYHGDTIGTMSVGGNSVFNRVFEGLMFPAEEFQTPNCSFCPVGKKPSTCEVECLEEIEIFFANNPKSVAGIVLEPLILGSGGMIFYKEEVLQRLETIARKYGALLLVDEVFTGFGRTGSLFAYQKAKIQPDFVAMAKGLSAGAATVAVTLTTEKIHSAFVTPEPEKGFYHGHTMTGNPIACSAALASIDLFFRENRLEQIAKLETKLKVGLKKIAEEFPNAVRDCRVLGAVGVLELEVGNQSGYSYPGNKILKKKFLEKGVVLRPLGNVIYLTPPYIIRDSSLEKIFSAIRETLSEISLGK is encoded by the coding sequence ATGATCTGGTATCCGTTTACGCTTCAACACGAACCCGATTCTCCCTTACGAATCGAAAGAGCCAAGGAAGAATTTTTATATGACACATTCGGAAATTCTTATATAGACGCGATCTCTTCCTGGTGGGTGAGCATTCACGGACACAACCATCCTAAGATCATCCAAGCCGTAAAGGATCAATTGGACAAACTCGATCACGTTTTACTCGCGGGTTTCACCCACGATCCTGCTGAAAATCTGGCTTCGGAACTTTTAAAAATTACGGAAGGGAAGTATTCTCACGTTCTTTATTCGGACAACGGTTCTACCGCCGTCGAAATCATGATCAAACTCGCGTATCAGTATTTTCAAAATACGGGAGAAACCGAACGCAAAACATTCATAAAGTTTAATACTTCCTATCACGGGGATACGATCGGAACCATGAGCGTGGGCGGAAATTCCGTATTCAACCGAGTTTTTGAAGGTTTGATGTTCCCCGCCGAAGAATTTCAAACACCGAACTGCAGTTTTTGTCCGGTTGGAAAAAAGCCCTCGACCTGCGAAGTGGAATGTTTGGAAGAAATCGAAATCTTCTTTGCAAATAATCCGAAGTCGGTCGCGGGAATCGTACTCGAACCGTTGATCTTAGGCTCGGGAGGAATGATCTTTTACAAAGAGGAAGTTCTCCAAAGATTGGAAACGATCGCCCGAAAATACGGGGCCTTACTTTTGGTGGACGAGGTTTTTACAGGTTTCGGTAGAACGGGTTCTCTCTTTGCGTATCAAAAGGCGAAGATCCAACCGGACTTTGTGGCGATGGCAAAGGGTTTGAGCGCGGGCGCGGCGACCGTGGCGGTGACCTTAACGACCGAAAAAATTCATTCTGCGTTCGTAACGCCGGAACCGGAAAAAGGTTTTTATCACGGACATACGATGACCGGAAATCCGATCGCTTGTTCCGCGGCGCTTGCCTCAATCGATCTTTTTTTTAGGGAGAATCGTCTCGAACAAATCGCAAAACTCGAAACGAAACTCAAAGTCGGTTTAAAAAAAATCGCCGAAGAATTTCCGAATGCGGTTCGGGATTGTAGGGTTTTGGGAGCGGTCGGAGTTCTTGAGTTGGAAGTGGGAAATCAAAGCGGTTATAGTTATCCCGGAAATAAAATTCTTAAGAAAAAGTTTTTGGAAAAGGGTGTGGTGCTTCGGCCCTTAGGGAATGTGATTTATCTGACGCCTCCATATATCATTCGAGATTCTTCCCTGGAAAAAATCTTTTCGGCGATTCGGGAAACCCTGTCCGAAATTTCTCTTGGGAAATAG
- the bioB gene encoding biotin synthase BioB, with protein sequence MSTTLKTAEKIFSEIPSRITKEEGLEILNGSVPLTTCLDKAFQERNRYFENKVRIHILDNIKNGYCPEDCGYCAQRKNANSGVQEYPMKSETEIFEDAVKAKENGAYRFCMVTSGTGPNRPTTEKLASTIRRITDELGMKVCLSAGLLDEDKAQLLKAAGLDRYNHNLNTSENHYPEICDTHTYSQRAETLGSVSKAGIGMCSGVIVGMGETLRDIVDVAFELKSFRVISIPVNFFIPVKGHAIQNPSVLTPELCVRILCLFRLVNPDSEIRIAAGREGHLRTLSATALFAANSLFSAGYLNVKGSEMTETISMIRDAGFVPELADGGILPEDSESGSMYAEKNFPELYKFKKA encoded by the coding sequence ATGTCCACAACACTAAAAACAGCCGAAAAAATATTCTCCGAAATTCCAAGCCGTATCACAAAAGAAGAAGGGTTGGAAATTCTAAACGGTTCCGTTCCGTTAACGACTTGTTTGGACAAAGCCTTTCAAGAAAGAAATCGCTACTTCGAGAATAAGGTTAGAATTCATATCTTAGACAATATCAAAAACGGTTACTGTCCGGAGGATTGCGGATACTGCGCTCAAAGAAAGAACGCAAACTCGGGAGTTCAGGAATATCCGATGAAGTCCGAAACCGAAATCTTCGAGGACGCGGTTAAGGCGAAGGAAAACGGAGCGTATCGTTTTTGTATGGTAACTTCCGGAACCGGACCCAATCGACCGACCACGGAAAAACTCGCTTCCACGATTCGAAGAATCACGGACGAACTCGGAATGAAGGTCTGTCTTTCCGCGGGACTTTTGGACGAGGACAAGGCTCAGCTTTTGAAAGCGGCCGGACTTGATCGATACAATCACAACTTAAACACTTCCGAAAATCATTATCCGGAAATCTGTGATACACATACGTATTCTCAAAGAGCGGAAACGCTCGGGTCGGTTTCCAAGGCGGGAATCGGGATGTGCAGTGGTGTGATCGTGGGAATGGGGGAAACACTTCGCGACATCGTAGACGTAGCTTTTGAACTCAAATCGTTTCGAGTGATTTCGATTCCTGTGAACTTTTTTATTCCCGTGAAAGGACACGCGATCCAGAACCCAAGCGTTTTGACGCCGGAACTTTGTGTAAGAATTCTTTGTCTTTTCCGTTTGGTAAATCCAGACTCGGAAATCAGAATCGCGGCGGGAAGAGAAGGACATCTCAGAACTCTTTCCGCAACGGCATTATTTGCGGCAAATTCTTTGTTCTCCGCCGGTTATTTGAACGTCAAAGGTTCGGAGATGACGGAAACGATTTCCATGATCCGAGACGCCGGTTTTGTTCCGGAACTCGCGGACGGTGGAATTCTTCCCGAGGATTCCGAATCGGGTTCTATGTACGCTGAGAAAAATTTTCCGGAGCTTTATAAATTCAAAAAAGCTTAA
- the mutS gene encoding DNA mismatch repair protein MutS, which produces MSLETTGTSAEYWSDLADALNTPMMKQFLAIKKDFPDTILFFRMGDFYEMFLDDAKIASSILDIALTKRQNAVPMCGIPYHSKDNYISRLLNAGKKIAICEQSKPEEPGSKLMTRDVVRIITPGTVIEENLLSGFQNNYLAVLHLKKSLIYFAMADFSTGELFYSSASVTSPERLIAELEKFKPSEICVPVSEQSYFQNLEYFKNREFTLLKEQPETSEKDPFQILSRYLTDYIRETYRENKLVLREPRILSSGKFLEMDRETILNLELVENEKEKNHTLYSIFNFCNTAKGKRLLKQRILFPECDAAVLYSRWEKQDILLKTVLAPFVSALKDVADLERILTRFRGNHAYPRDFRSFLNSISTGMKLKKDLESLSYPFLIPSEELKTLSDFIEERLHPGDDLPVILGNGPFLKAGLSAKLDKAREAGVKGKDWILELETEEKKRTGLNTLKIRYNKIVGYFIEISRAQAEQAPKDYLKKQTLVGSERFTTPKLEEIERTILEADEIIQEIERAEFNRMTEEVLKYSSALLSFSEEIGDLDFQISVLTAKDKFGWIRPTLSEDRSLDLGDSRHPVVEATLPPGQEFIPNSVFLDTHDKAVAVLTGPNMAGKSTFMRQIALNQILFQIGAFVPAKSARLPIVDKLFTRIGAGDNLTAGESTFFVEMKETANILNHYTEDSLILFDEVGRGTSTYDGMSIAWSILEYLSSLPVRPKTIFATHYHELTELSRLGGIFNLYLETLEKDDKVLFLRKVKIGKAKKSFGIYVAKIAGVPEPIVKRAAELLTDLESKKKEIKIQEAQPSLFAEPEIKNVPSVTEESILKLKLEEMTPIEALKTLEDFQRKLRKQK; this is translated from the coding sequence ATGAGTTTGGAAACCACAGGAACATCCGCAGAATACTGGAGTGATCTCGCAGACGCGCTCAACACTCCGATGATGAAACAATTCCTCGCGATCAAGAAGGATTTCCCGGATACGATTCTATTCTTTCGAATGGGAGATTTTTACGAGATGTTTTTGGACGACGCAAAGATCGCCTCCTCCATTTTAGACATCGCTCTTACAAAACGTCAAAACGCGGTTCCTATGTGTGGGATTCCGTATCATTCCAAGGACAATTATATTTCCCGTCTTCTGAACGCGGGTAAGAAAATCGCAATCTGTGAACAATCCAAACCGGAAGAACCGGGTTCGAAATTGATGACAAGAGACGTGGTCCGAATCATCACTCCGGGAACGGTCATCGAGGAAAATCTTCTTTCCGGTTTTCAAAACAACTATCTCGCCGTTTTACATCTTAAAAAAAGTCTGATCTACTTTGCGATGGCCGATTTTTCCACGGGAGAATTGTTCTATTCCTCCGCATCGGTTACAAGTCCGGAAAGACTGATCGCGGAACTCGAAAAGTTCAAACCTTCGGAGATATGCGTTCCTGTATCCGAACAATCCTACTTTCAAAATTTGGAATATTTCAAAAACAGAGAATTCACTCTCTTAAAAGAACAACCGGAAACTTCCGAAAAAGATCCGTTCCAAATTCTTTCCCGTTATTTGACCGATTATATTCGAGAGACGTATAGGGAGAACAAACTCGTTCTAAGAGAACCTAGGATATTGAGTTCCGGTAAATTTTTGGAAATGGATCGGGAAACGATCCTGAACCTCGAACTCGTCGAGAACGAAAAAGAAAAAAATCATACGCTCTATTCTATATTCAATTTTTGCAATACTGCAAAGGGAAAACGCCTTCTCAAACAGCGAATTCTTTTTCCGGAATGCGACGCCGCGGTTCTTTATTCCCGTTGGGAAAAACAGGACATTCTTTTAAAAACGGTTCTAGCTCCCTTCGTGTCTGCGCTTAAGGACGTGGCCGATTTGGAGAGAATTCTCACTCGCTTTCGGGGAAATCACGCGTATCCGAGAGATTTTCGATCCTTTCTAAATTCGATTTCAACCGGGATGAAACTGAAAAAAGATCTGGAATCGCTTTCGTATCCGTTTCTCATTCCTTCGGAAGAATTGAAAACCCTTTCCGATTTTATCGAAGAACGTTTGCATCCGGGCGACGATCTTCCCGTGATCTTAGGCAACGGTCCTTTTTTAAAAGCGGGGCTTTCCGCGAAACTGGACAAGGCGCGAGAAGCCGGAGTCAAAGGAAAGGACTGGATTCTCGAACTCGAGACCGAAGAGAAAAAAAGAACCGGTCTTAACACATTAAAGATTCGTTATAATAAAATCGTTGGCTACTTTATAGAAATCTCGAGGGCACAAGCGGAACAAGCTCCCAAGGATTATCTCAAAAAACAGACTCTCGTAGGAAGCGAACGTTTTACGACTCCGAAACTGGAAGAAATCGAACGGACCATCTTAGAAGCGGACGAGATCATTCAGGAAATCGAAAGAGCCGAATTCAATCGAATGACGGAAGAGGTTTTGAAATATTCCTCGGCGCTTCTTTCGTTTTCGGAAGAGATCGGCGATCTGGATTTTCAGATTTCAGTTCTAACCGCCAAGGACAAGTTCGGCTGGATTCGTCCTACACTTTCCGAGGATCGTTCCTTGGATCTGGGAGATTCAAGACATCCGGTCGTCGAAGCCACTCTTCCACCCGGTCAAGAATTTATTCCCAACTCGGTTTTTCTGGATACACACGACAAGGCGGTCGCAGTTCTTACGGGACCGAACATGGCCGGTAAGTCCACGTTTATGCGTCAAATCGCGCTCAATCAGATTTTGTTTCAGATAGGGGCCTTTGTTCCCGCGAAGTCCGCACGTCTTCCGATCGTGGATAAACTGTTCACGAGAATCGGCGCAGGAGACAATCTTACCGCTGGAGAATCCACATTCTTCGTGGAGATGAAAGAAACCGCAAACATCCTCAATCATTATACCGAAGATTCTTTGATTCTTTTCGACGAGGTCGGACGCGGCACATCCACGTACGACGGAATGAGCATAGCTTGGTCCATTCTCGAATATCTTTCTTCGTTACCCGTAAGACCGAAGACGATCTTTGCGACACACTACCACGAACTAACGGAACTTTCCCGTCTCGGAGGAATTTTCAATCTTTACTTGGAAACTCTGGAAAAGGACGACAAGGTTCTTTTTTTGAGAAAGGTAAAGATCGGTAAGGCTAAAAAGTCTTTCGGGATTTACGTGGCGAAGATCGCCGGTGTTCCCGAGCCGATCGTAAAACGAGCCGCGGAACTTTTGACGGATTTAGAATCCAAAAAGAAAGAGATTAAAATTCAAGAAGCGCAACCTTCCCTTTTTGCGGAACCGGAAATAAAAAACGTTCCTTCCGTCACGGAAGAATCCATTCTTAAATTGAAACTGGAAGAGATGACTCCGATTGAAGCCCTAAAGACTTTGGAAGACTTTCAAAGAAAACTAAGAAAACAAAAATAA
- a CDS encoding polyphenol oxidase family protein has product MALLHSFPISESRQIKILIAGKKELPGRSLDVSEQRTEIARLTGKKESSVFILNQVHGDTVLDADRSDSFSFEDGDSWIGEEPDQVLCIKTADCMPLFFWSPKSPKFVAIHSGWKGTLAGISEKTLRLAFDESILKDGSLFGYLGPCASGLRYEVGDEVASLFRKEFPECLKPTGVDKFLLDLESFVRYRLEKNGIVVSFQSDRICTMEENSDFFSHRKKDVGRNLNLIWKEVRP; this is encoded by the coding sequence ATGGCGCTCCTTCATTCCTTTCCGATTTCCGAAAGCCGACAAATCAAGATTCTCATCGCGGGAAAGAAAGAACTGCCCGGTCGGAGCTTGGACGTTTCCGAACAAAGAACCGAAATTGCAAGATTGACTGGTAAAAAGGAATCCTCGGTTTTTATTTTAAACCAGGTCCATGGGGATACGGTTTTAGACGCGGATCGTTCGGATTCTTTTTCCTTTGAGGACGGAGACTCTTGGATCGGAGAAGAACCGGATCAAGTTCTTTGTATCAAAACCGCAGATTGTATGCCCTTGTTTTTTTGGTCGCCCAAGAGCCCGAAATTTGTAGCGATTCATTCGGGTTGGAAGGGAACGTTAGCCGGAATCTCCGAAAAAACTTTGAGGCTTGCATTCGACGAATCGATCTTGAAAGACGGATCTCTGTTCGGTTATCTCGGTCCTTGTGCGAGCGGACTCCGTTACGAGGTCGGCGATGAAGTAGCGAGTTTGTTTCGAAAAGAATTTCCAGAATGTCTCAAACCAACCGGGGTCGATAAGTTTTTACTCGATCTGGAATCGTTCGTTCGATATAGACTTGAGAAGAATGGAATCGTGGTTTCGTTTCAATCCGATAGGATCTGCACGATGGAAGAGAATTCAGATTTCTTCAGTCATCGCAAAAAGGACGTCGGAAGAAATCTGAATCTGATTTGGAAAGAGGTTAGACCTTAG